One window of Chryseobacterium indologenes genomic DNA carries:
- a CDS encoding ABC transporter ATP-binding protein: MITVESVSKSFNGKKAVDAISFQANDKEILVLLGTSGCGKTTMLKMINRLIEVDSGTILIDGKNIQSQKVEEVRMGIGFVMQHSGLFPHYTIQQNIAVIPDLLKWDKKKTVRRTLELLHKLHLSEEILTRFPNELSGGQQQRVGIARALIADSPVLLMDEPFGALDNITKTDIHAEFKSLEELKNKTIILVTHDVQEAFDLGHKICLMDQGKIIQTGTPKEMLYQPNNDFVKNFFAKNRLLLEYKVAKLKDMSSLIEGSRFYEELQFSENSSVWDALQQLSADTSLSEDYENLVKAFNEYRKFQTV; the protein is encoded by the coding sequence ATGATTACAGTTGAATCGGTTTCAAAAAGTTTTAACGGAAAAAAAGCGGTTGATGCTATTTCTTTTCAGGCCAATGATAAAGAAATTCTGGTGCTTTTAGGAACAAGCGGCTGCGGAAAAACAACCATGCTGAAAATGATCAACCGTCTCATTGAAGTAGATTCCGGAACTATTTTGATTGATGGTAAAAATATTCAGTCACAAAAAGTGGAAGAGGTACGTATGGGAATCGGATTTGTCATGCAGCATTCCGGATTGTTTCCCCATTACACCATACAACAGAACATAGCAGTCATTCCCGATTTGCTGAAATGGGATAAAAAAAAGACAGTCAGAAGAACTCTTGAATTATTGCACAAACTTCATCTTTCAGAAGAGATACTTACACGGTTTCCAAACGAATTAAGCGGTGGACAGCAGCAAAGAGTAGGAATTGCCAGGGCTCTGATTGCGGATTCACCTGTTTTGTTGATGGACGAACCATTCGGAGCGCTGGATAATATTACCAAAACCGATATTCATGCAGAATTCAAATCTTTGGAAGAGCTTAAAAATAAAACAATTATTCTGGTTACCCACGATGTTCAGGAAGCATTCGATTTAGGCCATAAAATCTGCCTGATGGATCAGGGGAAAATTATTCAGACAGGAACTCCGAAAGAAATGCTGTATCAGCCCAACAATGATTTCGTTAAAAATTTCTTTGCCAAAAACAGGCTTTTACTGGAATATAAAGTGGCCAAACTGAAAGATATGTCTTCTCTGATTGAAGGAAGCCGCTTCTATGAAGAACTTCAGTTTTCAGAAAACTCAAGTGTATGGGATGCGTTGCAGCAGTTGAGTGCGGATACTTCGCTTTCCGAAGATTACGAAAATCTGGTGAAGGCTTTTAATGAATACCGAAAATTCCAGACTGTATGA
- the egtB gene encoding ergothioneine biosynthesis protein EgtB: MKKDALLVKANPHKNWTKSYSEIRNHSVEICSPLEIEDYVVQPVVDVSPPKWHLGHTTWFFETFILQPNFPGYEVFDPQYNFVFNSYYETIGARVIRTDRGNLSRPSVSDVFKYREYVDQKMNEFLQNGYLTESLEALLELGLNHEQQHQELLLTDIKYILGHNPLFPPYKKENISKNETDLNSEMISFSEGVYEIGFKGEGFCFDNELGRHKVYLNDFKICSQLVTNKEYLEFIQAGGYEDFRHWHAEGWDWVKQNNAKSPLYWHFIDGKWMNYTLHGLQEINLEEAVCHISFFEASAFASWKGKRLPTEAEWEVASEYFEWGKRWEWTNSAYLPYPGYKKEAGAVGEYNGKFMVNQMVLRGASVATPPGHSRNTYRNFFQTHLQWQFTGIRLAQ; encoded by the coding sequence TACTCTGAAATCCGAAATCATTCCGTTGAGATTTGCAGTCCTTTGGAAATTGAAGACTATGTGGTTCAGCCTGTAGTGGATGTGAGTCCTCCGAAATGGCATCTGGGACACACCACCTGGTTTTTTGAAACCTTTATTTTACAGCCCAATTTTCCGGGTTATGAAGTTTTTGATCCTCAGTATAATTTTGTCTTCAACAGCTATTACGAAACCATCGGTGCCCGTGTTATCCGTACTGACAGAGGAAATCTTAGCCGCCCGTCTGTTTCGGATGTTTTTAAATACCGGGAATATGTAGATCAGAAGATGAATGAATTTCTTCAGAACGGATATCTTACAGAATCACTGGAAGCTCTGCTGGAATTAGGTTTAAACCACGAACAGCAGCATCAGGAATTATTATTGACAGATATCAAATATATTTTAGGACACAATCCTTTATTTCCTCCTTACAAAAAAGAAAATATTTCAAAAAACGAAACTGACTTAAACTCAGAAATGATCAGCTTTTCAGAAGGAGTTTATGAAATAGGTTTTAAAGGGGAAGGTTTCTGTTTTGATAATGAGCTCGGAAGACACAAAGTATACCTGAATGATTTTAAAATTTGCAGTCAGTTAGTGACCAATAAAGAATATTTAGAATTTATTCAAGCCGGAGGCTACGAAGATTTCAGACACTGGCATGCAGAAGGCTGGGATTGGGTGAAGCAGAATAATGCAAAATCCCCTTTATACTGGCATTTTATTGATGGAAAATGGATGAATTATACTTTACACGGTTTACAGGAAATTAATCTGGAAGAAGCGGTCTGCCATATCAGTTTTTTTGAAGCTTCCGCATTTGCTTCGTGGAAAGGGAAACGCCTGCCCACCGAAGCGGAATGGGAAGTTGCATCAGAATATTTTGAATGGGGAAAACGCTGGGAATGGACCAATTCTGCTTATCTTCCGTATCCGGGATATAAAAAAGAAGCAGGAGCTGTGGGAGAATATAACGGGAAATTTATGGTGAATCAAATGGTGCTTCGTGGTGCTTCAGTGGCCACTCCGCCCGGGCACAGCAGAAATACGTACCGTAATTTTTTTCAGACTCATTTACAGTGGCAGTTTACCGGAATCAGACTTGCACAATAA